Proteins encoded within one genomic window of Solibaculum mannosilyticum:
- a CDS encoding 4Fe-4S binding protein, whose amino-acid sequence MNAQTCLQLLREIKDAAFATVDENGIPQVRIIDVMLVEEDALYFCTARGKDFFRQLIQTGQVAITGMNRDFQMIRLHGKVQKLPDQKKWIDRIFQYNPSMNHVYPGESRYILEPFCITTGQIEFFDLGKQPIYRQSLSIGQSCSEKKGFTITDSCIGCGHCSIVCPQHCICEGSPYTIEQSHCLHCGLCAEQCPSLAIKRKREV is encoded by the coding sequence ATGAATGCACAAACATGTTTGCAGTTGCTGCGGGAGATAAAAGATGCGGCATTTGCCACGGTGGACGAGAATGGAATCCCACAGGTCCGGATCATCGACGTCATGCTGGTGGAGGAGGATGCGCTCTATTTTTGTACGGCTCGTGGAAAGGATTTCTTCCGCCAGCTGATTCAAACCGGACAAGTGGCCATTACCGGCATGAATCGTGATTTCCAGATGATCCGTCTTCACGGCAAGGTCCAAAAGCTCCCTGATCAGAAAAAATGGATCGATCGTATTTTCCAGTACAACCCCTCGATGAACCATGTCTATCCCGGTGAAAGCCGTTACATCTTGGAGCCTTTCTGTATCACAACAGGCCAAATTGAATTTTTTGATCTGGGGAAACAGCCTATCTACCGCCAAAGCCTGTCCATCGGCCAGTCCTGCAGTGAAAAGAAAGGGTTTACCATAACAGATTCCTGCATCGGCTGCGGCCACTGCAGTATCGTCTGTCCGCAACACTGCATTTGTGAAGGCAGTCCTTATACCATTGAGCAGAGCCACTGTCTGCATTGCGGCCTTTGTGCAGAACAATGTCCATCCCTTGCCATAAAAAGAAAACGAGAGGTGTAG
- a CDS encoding glycine betaine ABC transporter substrate-binding protein gives MLQDMWSTFWERNDFFLGLLWEHVEISLIAIAIAILLGGLAGILISEYQRSSKLTLGVINFLYTIPSISMLGFLIPFSGVGNTTAVIALTVYALLPMVRNTHTGITHVDPILLEAAKGMGSTRLQILFRIKLPLAMPVIMSGIRNMVTMTIALAGIASFIGAGGLGVAIYRGITTNNAAMTMVGSLLIALLALVVDFVLGFLEKRMKMHSAASQKNNRIMAAVALFACLAVIGSTMFQSRPEDTLHIATKPMTEQYILGEMLDILIEQDTDLNVELTQGVGGGTSNIQPAMENGEFDLYPEYTGTAWNMVLKKDSLYTEDLFDSMQQEYKDRLQMQWAGMYGFNNTYGLVVRREVAQQYNLKTYSDLKKVAGQLIFGAEYDFFEREDGYDALCDAYGLTFKETMDLDIGLKYQAINQGKIDVMVIFTTDGQLSVSDVAVLEDDKGFYPSYLCGNVVRSEVLDQHPELRDVLQTMSYSITDSEMSQMNYQVESEGKEPRAVAEQFLREKNLLNEVK, from the coding sequence ATGCTGCAGGATATGTGGTCCACTTTCTGGGAAAGAAATGATTTTTTCCTTGGCCTTCTTTGGGAACATGTCGAAATCTCACTGATCGCCATTGCAATCGCCATCCTATTGGGCGGCCTGGCCGGCATCCTGATCAGCGAGTACCAAAGGTCTTCAAAGCTGACTCTAGGCGTCATCAACTTTCTCTATACCATTCCATCCATTTCCATGCTGGGTTTCTTGATCCCGTTCTCCGGAGTGGGGAATACAACCGCCGTTATCGCCCTCACGGTATACGCTTTACTCCCCATGGTCCGCAACACCCACACCGGTATCACCCATGTCGACCCCATCCTGCTGGAGGCCGCCAAAGGCATGGGCAGCACAAGGCTCCAGATCCTCTTCCGGATCAAACTTCCTTTGGCCATGCCGGTTATCATGTCGGGGATCCGCAATATGGTGACCATGACCATCGCCCTTGCGGGTATCGCTTCCTTCATTGGAGCAGGCGGCCTGGGCGTAGCCATCTACAGGGGGATTACAACCAACAACGCCGCGATGACTATGGTGGGAAGCCTCTTGATTGCTCTGTTGGCCCTTGTTGTGGATTTTGTCCTTGGCTTTCTCGAGAAAAGGATGAAAATGCACAGTGCAGCATCCCAAAAAAACAATCGGATTATGGCAGCCGTCGCGCTGTTTGCTTGTCTGGCTGTGATTGGCTCAACCATGTTCCAGTCTAGGCCAGAGGATACCCTCCATATTGCTACCAAACCCATGACGGAACAATATATTCTCGGCGAGATGCTGGATATCTTAATTGAACAGGATACCGATTTAAACGTGGAGTTGACCCAAGGTGTGGGCGGGGGCACTTCCAACATCCAACCGGCCATGGAAAACGGTGAGTTCGATCTGTACCCCGAGTATACCGGTACCGCATGGAACATGGTGCTCAAGAAAGATTCTCTGTACACCGAAGATCTGTTTGACTCCATGCAGCAGGAGTACAAAGACCGTCTCCAGATGCAGTGGGCGGGGATGTACGGATTTAACAATACCTATGGTCTGGTGGTGCGCCGTGAAGTCGCACAGCAATACAATTTAAAGACCTATTCCGATTTGAAAAAGGTCGCCGGTCAGCTGATCTTTGGCGCGGAATACGATTTCTTCGAGCGTGAGGACGGCTATGACGCCTTGTGTGACGCCTACGGTCTGACCTTTAAAGAGACCATGGACCTGGACATCGGCTTAAAATACCAAGCCATCAACCAGGGGAAAATCGACGTCATGGTCATCTTCACCACGGACGGCCAACTCAGTGTTTCCGACGTTGCCGTACTGGAGGACGACAAGGGTTTTTATCCCTCCTATCTCTGCGGTAATGTCGTCCGCAGTGAGGTACTCGACCAGCACCCAGAACTCCGTGATGTGCTTCAGACGATGTCTTATTCTATTACAGATAGTGAAATGTCACAGATGAATTACCAAGTGGAATCAGAAGGAAAAGAACCTAGAGCAGTGGCTGAGCAATTCCTGCGGGAAAAGAATCTCCTAAATGAGGTGAAGTGA
- a CDS encoding ABC transporter ATP-binding protein yields the protein MATAIEFKNVKKSYGSKVVLDEFCLSVSQGEFVTIIGSSGCGKTTVLKMVNGLIQPSGGDILINGQSIRQMDMIALRRNIGYAIQGSVLFPHMTVEQNISYVPSLLNKKDKQKTKSAVSKWMRIVGLDEELRGRYPYELSGGQQQRVGIARALAASPDILLMDEPFGAVDEITRGQLQDELHQIYHKTGITVLFVTHDISEALKLGTKILVMDQGKIQQYGTPQELLQHPATPFVDHLVEKERRYCRMPEEQLIHCQYSGVNDSST from the coding sequence ATGGCAACGGCAATCGAATTTAAAAATGTAAAAAAATCATACGGCTCCAAAGTGGTCTTGGATGAATTCTGTCTATCGGTTTCACAAGGTGAATTCGTCACCATCATTGGATCCTCAGGCTGCGGGAAGACAACCGTACTGAAAATGGTCAATGGTCTGATTCAGCCATCCGGCGGCGATATCCTAATCAATGGACAATCCATACGGCAGATGGATATGATCGCGCTGCGCAGAAATATCGGATACGCCATTCAGGGCAGCGTCCTGTTCCCCCACATGACGGTGGAACAAAATATCTCTTATGTCCCCAGCCTGCTCAACAAAAAGGATAAACAAAAGACCAAATCAGCCGTCAGCAAATGGATGCGCATCGTGGGACTGGACGAGGAACTGAGAGGCCGGTATCCTTATGAGCTTTCCGGCGGACAGCAGCAAAGAGTGGGCATCGCCAGGGCTTTGGCCGCGTCTCCCGACATTCTCCTGATGGACGAGCCTTTCGGCGCAGTAGACGAAATCACACGCGGGCAGCTTCAAGATGAACTGCACCAGATTTACCACAAGACCGGTATTACCGTGCTGTTTGTAACCCATGATATCTCGGAAGCTCTGAAGCTCGGGACAAAAATATTGGTGATGGATCAGGGAAAAATCCAGCAGTACGGCACGCCCCAGGAACTTCTTCAGCATCCTGCCACTCCGTTTGTCGATCATCTGGTGGAAAAGGAACGGCGTTATTGCCGCATGCCGGAAGAACAATTGATCCATTGTCAATACAGCGGCGTAAATGATTCATCAACCTGA
- a CDS encoding DMT family transporter, whose product MHNTVNKAYAAYIAALLLFGSNGVVASYISLSSTEIVFWRTFIGSLSLLTIFKLTRQKVSVLRDRRQFLFLVVSGAAMGASWMFLYEAYQQIGVSMASLAYYCGPVLVMAASPLLFHERLTWPKTTGFLTVVCGVLLVNFQAVQQENMGWGLFCGAMSAVLYAVMVIFNKKAHRITGLENSMFQLLTGFLTVAVFLGCKQGFFFSIRSSDLFPILILGLFNTGLGCYFYFSSIRQLPVQTVAILGYFEPMSAVIFSVLFLGEIMQPLQLLGAMLILGGAVFGECAFSHRDPIFHRK is encoded by the coding sequence ATGCATAACACCGTTAACAAAGCATATGCAGCCTATATCGCCGCCCTGCTGTTATTTGGTTCCAACGGCGTGGTGGCGAGCTATATTTCTCTTAGTAGTACGGAAATCGTCTTTTGGAGAACATTTATCGGCAGTTTATCGCTGTTAACCATCTTTAAGCTGACAAGGCAAAAAGTAAGCGTTTTACGAGACAGAAGACAATTCCTATTTCTCGTTGTATCCGGCGCGGCCATGGGGGCAAGCTGGATGTTTCTCTACGAAGCCTACCAGCAGATAGGTGTCAGTATGGCGTCTTTGGCCTATTATTGCGGCCCGGTCCTGGTGATGGCGGCCTCCCCTCTTTTATTTCACGAAAGGCTCACTTGGCCCAAAACAACGGGTTTCCTCACGGTTGTCTGCGGTGTCTTGCTGGTGAATTTCCAGGCTGTCCAACAAGAGAATATGGGATGGGGTCTGTTTTGCGGCGCTATGTCGGCTGTTCTGTACGCTGTGATGGTCATCTTTAACAAGAAGGCTCACCGTATTACCGGTCTTGAAAATTCTATGTTCCAGCTTTTGACCGGTTTTTTGACTGTGGCTGTCTTCCTGGGCTGTAAGCAGGGATTTTTCTTCTCCATCCGTAGCAGTGATCTGTTTCCCATCTTGATCCTGGGCCTATTTAACACCGGATTGGGCTGTTATTTTTACTTCTCCTCCATCAGACAGCTCCCCGTGCAGACAGTGGCTATCCTTGGATATTTCGAACCTATGTCGGCTGTTATTTTCTCCGTCCTGTTCCTGGGGGAAATCATGCAGCCTCTTCAACTCCTGGGCGCTATGCTGATCCTCGGCGGAGCTGTATTCGGAGAATGCGCTTTTTCTCACAGGGATCCTATATTTCATCGTAAATAA
- a CDS encoding NAD-dependent epimerase/dehydratase family protein — protein MKKVFVVTGATGHLGGTIVRMLRRKGEEVRGLILPGQQAEDCDNVRYIKGDVRYIDTMRPLFEGAEGADIIVIHTAGIVDIGEKVSPMLYDVNVVGTKQVIKLCKEYKAKRLVYVSSVHAIPEKDKTCVLQEVNHFSSENVVGGYAKTKAEATQAVLDAAKGGLDAVVVHPSGILGPYDNSGNHLVQMVSDYLRGLLPACVHGGYDFVDVRDVAKGCLLAAEKGKSGQCYILSNRHYEIKDVLKMVRLVAGGKKLPVLPIWMAKAAAPMMQWYAKRKKERPLYTKYSLYTLKSNDKFSHDKATSELGYRPRDLFQTIRDTVLWMQKGNSIPLPA, from the coding sequence ATGAAAAAAGTGTTTGTTGTCACCGGTGCCACAGGCCATTTAGGGGGCACCATCGTCCGGATGCTGAGGAGAAAAGGGGAAGAGGTTCGAGGGCTGATCCTTCCCGGCCAGCAGGCGGAGGACTGTGATAACGTCCGCTATATCAAAGGGGATGTGCGTTATATCGACACCATGCGTCCGCTGTTTGAGGGCGCAGAAGGAGCTGATATCATTGTCATTCACACAGCTGGCATTGTGGACATCGGGGAAAAGGTATCGCCTATGCTGTACGACGTCAATGTAGTGGGGACCAAACAGGTCATCAAACTGTGTAAAGAATATAAGGCAAAAAGGCTGGTGTACGTCAGTTCAGTGCACGCTATCCCGGAGAAGGATAAAACCTGTGTCCTGCAGGAGGTAAACCATTTCTCATCGGAGAATGTGGTGGGAGGATACGCCAAGACAAAAGCGGAAGCTACACAGGCGGTTCTCGATGCCGCTAAGGGAGGGCTGGATGCAGTGGTTGTACATCCCTCAGGCATCTTGGGTCCCTATGACAATTCAGGGAATCATCTGGTACAGATGGTCAGCGATTATCTCCGCGGGCTGTTGCCGGCGTGCGTCCACGGGGGATACGATTTTGTAGATGTGCGGGATGTAGCCAAAGGTTGTTTGCTGGCGGCCGAAAAGGGCAAAAGCGGACAATGCTATATTTTATCCAACCGGCACTATGAGATCAAAGACGTGCTGAAGATGGTGCGGCTTGTGGCCGGAGGCAAGAAGCTGCCGGTACTGCCCATATGGATGGCCAAAGCGGCGGCGCCTATGATGCAGTGGTATGCCAAACGCAAAAAAGAACGGCCTCTCTATACGAAATATTCACTCTATACCTTAAAAAGCAACGACAAATTTTCTCATGATAAGGCCACAAGCGAGTTGGGATACCGCCCGAGAGACTTGTTCCAGACCATTCGGGACACCGTCCTGTGGATGCAAAAAGGCAATAGTATTCCCCTTCCCGCGTGA
- a CDS encoding TetR/AcrR family transcriptional regulator, which produces MRQGDHRTRVTKMLIRKAFTDLLRQKPIQSISIKELCTHAGINRGTFYTHYTDIYDLLYKMESDMMEDFLQALKPLLDVEEKDLTPLKITTGIFQCLKDNADLCTVTLGPFGDKEFAARLINIGREKCIETYMRFFAGATTKQIEYYYAFVSSGCIGLLEKWLSEGMSTSAEEMASMAESIMMFGIGFLQQKGS; this is translated from the coding sequence ATGAGACAGGGAGATCATCGTACCCGCGTCACCAAAATGCTCATCCGCAAAGCTTTTACCGATCTGCTTCGGCAAAAACCTATCCAAAGTATCTCCATCAAGGAACTATGCACCCACGCCGGCATCAACCGGGGTACCTTTTATACCCATTATACCGATATCTACGACCTGCTTTACAAAATGGAATCGGATATGATGGAGGATTTCCTGCAGGCCTTAAAGCCCCTCCTGGATGTGGAAGAAAAGGATCTGACCCCTCTTAAAATCACAACCGGTATTTTTCAATGCCTTAAGGACAACGCTGATCTGTGCACCGTCACCCTCGGCCCCTTCGGAGATAAGGAATTTGCAGCACGGCTCATTAACATCGGCCGTGAGAAATGCATTGAAACCTATATGCGCTTTTTCGCCGGCGCTACGACCAAGCAAATTGAATACTACTATGCCTTTGTCAGCTCCGGATGCATCGGGTTGCTGGAAAAATGGCTCAGCGAAGGGATGTCTACCAGCGCTGAGGAGATGGCCTCCATGGCGGAATCCATTATGATGTTCGGCATCGGCTTTTTGCAGCAAAAAGGATCGTGA
- a CDS encoding DUF3784 domain-containing protein, with product MAWMLLVIFLLLTLLFLTGRGSPLLIGFNSLPKEEQAQYRIKSICHDFGAFVLLPLDAVWLLCYFFLKQDIWIALMVLAYVIYLVVCAVLFEKRGGLKFYRRDVSRRVHPKRAGQR from the coding sequence ATGGCTTGGATGTTATTGGTCATTTTTCTATTGCTCACCCTGCTTTTCCTCACTGGAAGAGGTTCCCCTCTCCTGATCGGTTTTAACAGCCTCCCAAAAGAGGAACAGGCCCAGTACCGCATCAAATCCATCTGCCATGACTTCGGCGCCTTTGTTCTCCTCCCCTTGGATGCTGTATGGCTTTTGTGCTACTTTTTCTTAAAACAGGATATTTGGATCGCTTTGATGGTGCTGGCCTATGTGATTTATTTGGTGGTATGCGCCGTCCTCTTTGAAAAACGAGGCGGTTTAAAGTTCTATCGCAGGGATGTTTCCCGGAGAGTCCATCCCAAACGCGCCGGTCAGCGATAA
- a CDS encoding DUF6125 family protein — MPNQALEYLDKEQLIQLIELYSKNWLAMDGVWFQSVERKFGMEEAMIHDENAWERFTVIEARKIKAFLQLPDRSGLEGLAKALRFRFYANINRDEIVIEGNTLIYRTLDCRVQNARKRKGMPFHPCKSVGIIEYSGFAREIDDRIACEVLSCYPDITDESCCCAWKFTLASSQD, encoded by the coding sequence ATGCCCAATCAAGCCCTGGAATATCTTGACAAAGAACAGCTCATCCAGCTGATTGAACTGTATTCCAAGAATTGGCTGGCTATGGACGGCGTCTGGTTCCAGTCGGTAGAACGCAAATTCGGTATGGAGGAAGCCATGATACATGACGAAAACGCCTGGGAGCGTTTTACCGTCATTGAAGCCAGAAAGATCAAAGCCTTCCTCCAGCTGCCGGACCGCAGTGGATTGGAAGGGCTTGCCAAGGCCCTCCGGTTCCGGTTTTACGCCAACATTAACCGGGACGAAATTGTAATAGAGGGCAATACATTGATCTACCGGACGTTGGACTGCCGGGTACAAAATGCCAGGAAGCGCAAAGGGATGCCGTTTCATCCGTGCAAATCGGTGGGTATAATCGAATACAGCGGATTTGCAAGGGAAATCGATGACCGGATTGCATGCGAAGTCCTGAGCTGTTACCCTGATATCACCGACGAGAGCTGTTGTTGCGCTTGGAAATTCACTTTGGCCTCTTCTCAAGATTAG
- a CDS encoding CBS domain-containing protein produces the protein MAYVSEVMNTRVVSVPSHEQVTKAAQLMSEHNIGSIPVVDNGQIKGMLTDRDIVLRCVAEGKDPTHVKVGDIMTTGTVYITPHQSVDDAVRMMSYEQIRRLPVVEDGKLAGIISLADLARMRDHTEVAQAICEISKP, from the coding sequence ATGGCTTATGTCAGTGAGGTTATGAACACTAGAGTGGTGTCGGTTCCATCTCATGAACAGGTTACAAAGGCGGCCCAGCTCATGAGCGAACACAACATTGGATCCATCCCGGTGGTGGACAACGGCCAGATCAAAGGCATGTTGACCGACCGGGATATTGTATTGCGCTGTGTGGCCGAAGGGAAGGATCCGACCCATGTCAAAGTGGGGGATATCATGACGACAGGGACAGTCTATATCACCCCGCATCAGTCGGTGGATGACGCAGTGCGAATGATGTCCTACGAACAGATCCGGCGTCTGCCCGTGGTGGAGGACGGCAAATTGGCCGGCATCATCAGCTTGGCCGACTTGGCCCGTATGCGGGACCATACCGAAGTGGCCCAGGCCATTTGTGAGATCAGCAAACCCTGA
- a CDS encoding epoxyqueuosine reductase, with protein MIQFDAIVPLLQEAGTDIWGCCAFEKIADRLIPCRARKRLMDGAQSILVGLFPYLVRQEEGNLCRYARVPDYHCVVGDVLEGLQKRLKEAYPSFSFESFVDNSPIPEVQAAALAGLGTVGDNGLLLHPEYGSWCFIGEIVTDLPVKPTGKELVRCIHCGACRRACPGRTLGKENFVRTNCVSDITQKKKDLTEEEEEKIAQNGLCWGCDTCQLVCPYNREVTIRPLQAFAEHYVPSYPPEQGDDLPRAWEWRGEAVIQRNLRIILGKKGHTKPAK; from the coding sequence ATGATCCAGTTTGACGCCATCGTGCCGCTGCTGCAAGAGGCAGGGACAGATATCTGGGGCTGCTGTGCCTTCGAAAAAATAGCGGATCGTCTTATTCCATGCCGCGCCCGGAAGAGGTTGATGGATGGAGCACAGTCAATCCTGGTGGGACTTTTTCCTTATCTGGTGCGGCAGGAAGAGGGGAATCTTTGCCGATATGCCCGTGTGCCCGACTATCATTGCGTAGTAGGGGATGTGCTGGAGGGCCTTCAGAAACGTCTCAAGGAAGCGTATCCCTCTTTTTCATTTGAATCTTTTGTGGATAATTCTCCTATCCCCGAGGTGCAGGCAGCCGCCTTAGCCGGACTGGGTACAGTAGGGGACAACGGCTTGCTGCTCCATCCGGAGTACGGATCCTGGTGTTTTATAGGGGAAATCGTCACTGATCTGCCGGTCAAGCCCACCGGGAAGGAATTGGTCCGCTGTATCCACTGCGGGGCTTGCCGGAGGGCATGCCCTGGCCGTACACTGGGAAAAGAGAACTTTGTACGAACAAACTGTGTATCGGACATTACGCAAAAAAAGAAGGACCTGACTGAGGAAGAGGAAGAAAAGATCGCCCAAAATGGCTTGTGCTGGGGATGCGATACCTGTCAGCTTGTTTGTCCCTATAACCGGGAGGTAACAATACGTCCGCTGCAGGCCTTTGCCGAACATTATGTCCCATCTTATCCGCCGGAACAAGGGGATGATCTTCCCCGCGCCTGGGAATGGAGAGGGGAAGCGGTCATCCAACGCAACCTTCGTATAATACTGGGAAAAAAAGGTCATACTAAACCTGCAAAATAG
- a CDS encoding QueT transporter family protein has protein sequence MRENVSLRRLSEGAVIAALYTVLTVGLSPISYGLFQCRVAEALTILPAFTPSAIPGLAVGCLISNTIGLAMGLNVAGPLDIVLGTLATLLAALCSYALRNIRFKGVPVLSALPPVLFNAVIIGAELSVAFNHPLWLSMLVEVGAGELAACLVLGVPLATVLVKTGAAERIFGQNTVKRI, from the coding sequence ATGAGAGAAAATGTATCCCTGCGCCGGTTGTCGGAGGGGGCTGTTATCGCCGCCCTGTACACCGTGCTGACCGTAGGCCTGTCGCCCATCAGCTATGGCTTATTCCAATGCCGGGTGGCTGAGGCCCTCACCATTCTGCCGGCCTTTACGCCGTCGGCTATCCCGGGGCTTGCGGTGGGCTGTCTCATTTCCAACACCATCGGCCTGGCCATGGGCCTTAACGTGGCCGGCCCATTGGACATTGTACTCGGCACACTGGCTACCTTGTTGGCTGCCCTGTGCAGTTATGCCCTGCGCAACATCCGCTTTAAGGGAGTACCGGTGCTGTCGGCCCTGCCGCCTGTGCTGTTTAACGCCGTTATCATCGGCGCGGAACTTTCGGTGGCGTTCAACCATCCCCTGTGGCTGAGCATGCTGGTGGAAGTGGGGGCTGGTGAACTGGCAGCCTGTCTGGTTTTAGGCGTGCCGCTTGCCACGGTGCTGGTTAAGACAGGGGCGGCAGAACGCATCTTTGGCCAGAATACGGTCAAGAGGATTTGA
- a CDS encoding competence/damage-inducible protein A, with product MRAEIISVGTELLLGDILNTDAQYLSRQLAAVGITVHFQSTVGDNPERLKSALSIALSRSDIIITSGGLGPTADDLTCQTICEELGVEQELHEPSLEHIQEFFEKRGREMTENNRKQAMLPKGCVVFPNTEGTAPGCAVAKGNQLIIMLPGPPRELQAMFEKSVKPQLMEMTKQTIVSHTLHIFGMGESAVETTIADLMEGENPTVAPYAKEGEVQLRVTAMAPSQADADTLIYPVMDELRRRLGRAIYGQDVDNLEQVVVESLTRCDFHIAVAESCTGGLLAKRIVDIPGASKVMECSFITYSDEKKTKLLGVPPKLLKKYTAVSQEAACSMAIGARRAARSDLGVSITGYAGPEGGPNGEPAGSVWIALTDEERIWARHISVAGASRSYVRHVAASHALDMVRLYLVDDVDFMGNCMPLKKKGKNKKFVKCIMPLPVPTGKGPKKKGLQKILPWKGDSAGQVFSKLLFLVALLAFLGSAGWLLYDQVYVPWKANSAYDSLSDLYGDATQVEQPETPWWDVFHLTSQPEPAEDVSTPEGVPDSFAKLYALNPDVKGWVQIENTGLNYPVVQSSDNDYYLYKDFYGNYSKYGTPFFDYRNKLDGTDRNIIVYGHRLINGQMFGALENYKTLKYYKNHPMIQMDTLDEENQWKIFSVFYASTREEHAPNFDYLRTDFSSDGDFLTFVDELRERSLYDIPVDVQGDDQIIMLSSCSHIFKDARVVAVGRKVRPDEEATVDVSKATVNEDCLMPEIWYKEHPEVSHP from the coding sequence ATGAGAGCAGAGATCATTTCGGTCGGGACCGAACTGTTATTAGGTGATATTCTAAACACGGACGCCCAATATCTTTCCCGTCAACTGGCCGCAGTGGGCATCACCGTCCACTTCCAGTCGACGGTAGGGGATAATCCGGAGCGTCTGAAGTCGGCACTCAGTATCGCCCTTTCCCGCAGTGATATTATTATCACATCCGGCGGCTTGGGCCCCACGGCCGACGACCTAACCTGTCAGACCATTTGTGAGGAATTGGGAGTCGAGCAGGAACTTCACGAGCCGTCCCTGGAGCACATCCAGGAATTCTTTGAAAAACGCGGCCGTGAAATGACCGAGAACAATAGAAAACAAGCTATGCTGCCCAAAGGATGTGTGGTATTCCCCAACACAGAGGGGACAGCCCCTGGCTGTGCTGTAGCCAAAGGCAATCAGCTCATTATTATGCTGCCTGGTCCGCCCCGGGAATTGCAGGCCATGTTTGAGAAATCGGTAAAGCCGCAGCTCATGGAGATGACCAAACAGACTATCGTATCCCACACCCTGCACATCTTTGGGATGGGGGAATCGGCTGTGGAGACTACGATTGCCGATTTGATGGAAGGGGAAAATCCCACTGTAGCCCCTTACGCCAAGGAAGGGGAAGTGCAGCTGCGCGTCACGGCAATGGCTCCCAGCCAGGCGGATGCCGATACCCTGATTTATCCTGTTATGGATGAGCTGCGCCGCCGCCTGGGACGTGCCATCTACGGGCAGGATGTGGACAATCTGGAACAGGTGGTAGTGGAAAGCCTTACCCGTTGTGATTTTCACATCGCTGTGGCAGAATCCTGCACGGGAGGATTGCTGGCCAAACGGATTGTGGATATCCCCGGCGCTTCCAAGGTGATGGAATGCAGCTTTATCACCTACTCAGATGAAAAGAAAACAAAGCTGCTGGGAGTCCCGCCCAAGCTTTTGAAGAAGTATACTGCCGTCAGTCAGGAGGCGGCATGTTCCATGGCCATCGGAGCCCGCCGTGCCGCCCGGTCGGATCTGGGCGTCAGCATTACGGGATACGCCGGTCCTGAAGGCGGGCCGAACGGCGAACCGGCAGGATCGGTATGGATTGCCCTGACCGATGAGGAACGCATCTGGGCGCGGCATATCAGCGTAGCTGGGGCCAGCCGGTCGTATGTGCGGCATGTGGCAGCGTCCCACGCGTTGGACATGGTGCGTCTTTACTTGGTGGACGATGTGGATTTCATGGGCAATTGTATGCCTTTGAAAAAGAAGGGGAAAAACAAGAAGTTTGTCAAATGCATCATGCCGCTGCCGGTACCGACGGGGAAAGGGCCCAAGAAAAAGGGATTGCAGAAGATCCTTCCGTGGAAAGGGGACTCAGCTGGACAAGTATTCAGCAAACTGCTCTTTTTGGTGGCGCTGCTTGCCTTTTTGGGATCGGCGGGATGGTTATTATACGATCAGGTGTACGTGCCGTGGAAGGCCAATTCGGCTTACGACAGCTTGTCCGACCTGTACGGCGACGCCACCCAGGTGGAGCAGCCCGAGACTCCGTGGTGGGATGTCTTTCATCTGACGTCGCAACCTGAGCCTGCGGAAGATGTATCCACGCCGGAGGGGGTTCCTGATTCCTTTGCCAAGCTCTACGCCCTCAATCCCGATGTCAAAGGCTGGGTGCAGATCGAGAATACCGGTTTGAATTATCCTGTTGTCCAGTCCAGCGACAACGATTACTATCTCTACAAGGACTTTTACGGCAATTACAGCAAATACGGCACCCCCTTCTTTGACTACCGCAATAAGTTGGACGGCACCGATCGGAACATCATTGTCTATGGCCACCGCCTCATCAACGGCCAGATGTTCGGCGCTTTGGAGAACTACAAGACCCTCAAATACTACAAGAACCACCCCATGATCCAGATGGATACATTGGATGAGGAAAACCAGTGGAAAATTTTCTCGGTATTTTATGCCAGTACCCGGGAGGAACATGCCCCCAATTTTGACTATCTGCGTACCGACTTTAGTTCAGACGGCGATTTCCTTACCTTTGTGGACGAATTAAGAGAACGCTCCCTTTACGACATTCCAGTGGACGTTCAGGGTGACGACCAGATTATCATGCTGTCCTCTTGTTCGCATATTTTTAAAGATGCCCGCGTCGTAGCGGTGGGACGCAAAGTCCGTCCCGATGAGGAAGCCACTGTGGATGTATCGAAAGCCACCGTCAATGAGGACTGCCTCATGCCGGAGATCTGGTACAAAGAGCATCCCGAGGTATCGCATCCATAA